A region from the Sandaracinus amylolyticus genome encodes:
- a CDS encoding homogentisate 1,2-dioxygenase encodes MIERLAFGDIPAKHHIALTGSDGELRWEECITQQGFEGPYTIAYHLHRPHEQRLVATTHGWTIPTNASASEDHRLLKRHYKTNELKVKGTAPIDAREPLLFNADVTISIAKPSTPDPVYFVDGDADTLVYVFEGRGTLRTMLGDVRYEQDDYVFVPRGLLHRWIPEGAQSWLIFECHGGLHLPRQWRNEVGQLRMDAPYSHRDFRRPDFVGPVDESIRTQVVRKNGRFHAFALTHSPLDVVGWDGSIYPWAFPILNFQPRAGLVHLPPTWHGTFAIRGGLICSFVPRVVDFHPDAIACPYPHSSVDVDEFLFYVRGNFTSRRGVGPGSVSFHPAGIPHGPHPGAYEKSRGAHRTDELAVMLDCFLPLRPTNAARGVEDAAYQDSFVE; translated from the coding sequence CGATGGGAGGAGTGCATCACGCAGCAGGGCTTCGAGGGCCCGTACACGATCGCGTACCACCTGCATCGCCCGCACGAGCAGCGGCTCGTCGCAACGACGCACGGGTGGACGATCCCGACGAACGCGAGCGCGTCCGAGGATCACCGCCTGCTCAAGCGTCACTACAAGACGAACGAGCTGAAGGTGAAGGGCACCGCGCCGATCGATGCGCGCGAGCCGCTGCTCTTCAACGCCGACGTCACGATCTCGATCGCGAAGCCGAGCACGCCCGATCCCGTCTACTTCGTCGACGGCGACGCGGACACGCTCGTCTACGTGTTCGAGGGGCGCGGCACGCTGCGCACGATGCTCGGCGACGTGCGCTACGAGCAGGACGACTACGTGTTCGTGCCGCGCGGGCTCCTGCACCGGTGGATCCCCGAGGGCGCGCAGAGCTGGCTGATCTTCGAGTGCCACGGCGGGCTGCACCTGCCGCGTCAGTGGCGCAACGAGGTCGGGCAGCTCCGGATGGACGCGCCCTACTCGCACCGTGACTTCCGCCGCCCCGACTTCGTCGGACCGGTCGACGAGAGCATCCGCACCCAGGTCGTGCGCAAGAACGGCCGCTTCCACGCGTTCGCGCTCACGCACTCGCCGCTCGACGTCGTCGGCTGGGACGGCTCGATCTATCCGTGGGCGTTCCCGATCCTCAACTTCCAGCCGCGCGCCGGGCTCGTGCACCTTCCGCCGACGTGGCACGGCACGTTCGCGATCCGCGGCGGGCTCATCTGCTCGTTCGTGCCGCGCGTCGTCGACTTCCATCCCGACGCGATCGCCTGCCCCTACCCGCACTCGAGCGTCGACGTCGACGAGTTCCTCTTCTACGTGCGCGGCAACTTCACGTCGCGTCGCGGCGTCGGGCCTGGAAGCGTCTCGTTCCACCCCGCCGGCATCCCGCACGGCCCGCACCCCGGCGCGTACGAGAAGAGCCGCGGCGCGCACCGCACCGACGAGCTCGCGGTGATGCTCGACTGCTTCCTCCCGCTGCGCCCGACGAACGCCGCGCGCGGCGTGGAGGACGCGGCGTACCAGGACAGCTTCGTCGAGTGA
- a CDS encoding GDSL-type esterase/lipase family protein, with protein MGFSRRSARDALSALLIAGTLIGCGAEAEAQPQVRRGAPLEGDVTAALDPRTDRLADAIAEESGPEGSIEGEAPVLDENGEIVLGLQTPLFDPSGTAMRSFHAALRRAAMGEGQARVVVYGASHVAGDFATGTLRRMLQQEFGDAGHGFVMPAHPWPHYRHLDITVESNHRLWEASRVRVGESVAGLYGLAGVALTSSSSRAFGRVVTGERHASRFELFYLRQPEGGTLEVRIDDRVVGRVRTRGADTGGDYALFTVPDGPHSFEIRPRGDGPVTVYGVAVEREVPGVVIDTLGINGARAAAQLLWDETLWAEHVRRRNPDLVVLAYGTNESGDDDQPIEIYERDLRRVVARARATTPNASCLLIGPSDRPIANRDGTFSERPRTAMVIDTQRRVASEMGCAFFDLVGFGGGPMHMVQWAAQDPAWAQRDHVHYTLRGYQRLGEVLHGALLDGYDGPTAMIAATERPAAPTATP; from the coding sequence GTGGGCTTCTCTCGTCGCTCGGCGCGCGATGCGCTGTCGGCGCTCCTGATCGCGGGCACCCTGATCGGGTGTGGCGCGGAAGCGGAGGCGCAGCCGCAGGTGCGGAGGGGCGCGCCCCTCGAAGGCGACGTGACCGCGGCCCTCGATCCCCGCACCGATCGCCTCGCCGATGCGATCGCCGAAGAGAGCGGCCCCGAGGGATCGATCGAGGGTGAAGCGCCGGTGCTCGACGAGAACGGCGAGATCGTCCTCGGCCTGCAGACGCCGCTCTTCGATCCGAGCGGCACCGCGATGCGCTCGTTCCACGCGGCGCTGCGTCGCGCGGCGATGGGCGAAGGACAAGCGCGCGTCGTGGTGTACGGCGCCTCGCACGTCGCGGGAGACTTCGCGACGGGCACGCTGCGCCGGATGCTGCAGCAGGAGTTCGGGGACGCGGGCCACGGCTTCGTGATGCCCGCGCATCCGTGGCCGCACTATCGCCACCTCGACATCACCGTCGAGAGCAACCACCGCCTCTGGGAAGCGTCGCGCGTGCGCGTCGGCGAGAGCGTCGCGGGGCTGTACGGGCTCGCGGGCGTCGCGCTGACGTCGAGCTCGTCGCGCGCGTTCGGTCGCGTGGTCACGGGCGAGCGCCACGCGAGCCGCTTCGAGCTCTTCTATCTGCGCCAGCCCGAGGGCGGCACGCTCGAGGTGCGCATCGACGATCGCGTCGTCGGTCGGGTGCGCACGCGCGGCGCGGACACCGGCGGCGACTACGCGCTCTTCACGGTGCCGGACGGCCCGCACAGCTTCGAGATCCGTCCGCGCGGCGACGGGCCCGTCACGGTCTACGGCGTCGCCGTCGAGCGCGAGGTGCCCGGGGTGGTGATCGACACGCTCGGGATCAACGGTGCGCGCGCCGCGGCGCAGCTGCTCTGGGACGAGACGCTGTGGGCCGAGCACGTGCGTCGCCGCAATCCCGATCTCGTGGTGCTCGCGTACGGGACGAACGAGAGCGGTGACGACGATCAGCCGATCGAGATCTACGAGCGCGATCTGCGTCGCGTGGTGGCGCGCGCGCGCGCGACGACGCCGAACGCGTCGTGCTTGTTGATCGGTCCGAGCGATCGTCCGATCGCGAACCGCGACGGCACCTTCTCGGAGCGTCCGCGCACCGCGATGGTGATCGACACGCAGCGTCGCGTCGCGTCGGAGATGGGCTGCGCGTTCTTCGATCTCGTCGGCTTCGGCGGAGGCCCGATGCACATGGTGCAGTGGGCCGCGCAGGACCCGGCGTGGGCGCAGCGCGATCACGTGCACTACACGCTCCGTGGGTACCAGCGCCTCGGCGAGGTGCTCCACGGCGCGCTGCTCGACGGCTACGACGGCCCGACCGCGATGATCGCGGCGACCGAGCGCCCCGCGGCGCCGACTGCGACGCCCTGA
- a CDS encoding peptidylprolyl isomerase — protein MAANPDTPAPPIETLVPGTGELRATFKTSMGDITVKLFEAEAPRTVANFVALATGQVEWTDPKTNQKTKRPLYSGTIFHRVIPEFMIQGGDPTGTGRGGPGWRFGDEIHPKLRHDRPGVLSMANAGPNTNGSQFFLCEVPTPWLDGKHAVFGHVISGQELISKITHSPRDAQDRPRTPITLNEIVISRA, from the coding sequence ATGGCTGCCAATCCCGACACTCCTGCTCCGCCGATCGAGACACTCGTCCCCGGCACCGGCGAGCTCCGCGCGACGTTCAAGACGTCGATGGGCGACATCACCGTGAAGCTCTTCGAGGCGGAGGCGCCGCGCACCGTCGCGAACTTCGTCGCGCTCGCGACCGGTCAGGTCGAGTGGACGGATCCGAAGACGAACCAGAAGACGAAGCGCCCGCTCTACTCGGGCACGATCTTCCACCGCGTGATCCCCGAGTTCATGATCCAGGGCGGCGATCCCACGGGCACCGGGCGTGGCGGTCCGGGCTGGCGCTTCGGCGACGAGATCCACCCGAAGCTGCGCCACGATCGTCCGGGCGTGCTCTCGATGGCGAACGCCGGCCCGAACACGAACGGCTCGCAGTTCTTCCTCTGCGAGGTGCCGACGCCGTGGCTCGACGGCAAGCACGCCGTGTTCGGTCACGTGATCTCGGGGCAGGAGCTGATCAGCAAGATCACGCACTCGCCGCGCGACGCGCAGGACCGTCCGCGCACGCCGATCACGCTGAACGAGATCGTCATCTCGCGCGCCTGA
- a CDS encoding TonB family protein → MDAAPDLANERVERVGEMPDIDAEPRSRRPHGPRVTPPAPTPRERREHGEAGASIPLVLMASLGAHALLAVVLTALPASASLSLGAPMIEIEVSMPEPTIAPPEPEPEIVPEPEPEAVPEPVREQPRVAAAPRPEREPEPAAAEPPPPAPEPPSSAPPSLDEVFGEPPPPLPSLTAAGGEAGAFTVAAGSPDGAAGGVPGGRGRAVGASGVGSGNGTGAGTSGPSAEDVRRALNAYKERVRDLLARIVRYPVPASRSGIEGRVVVALRIANDGRLLSARVRTSCGYALLDDAALEAANELRQVPAPPSLVAWDSNRDLVIPVTFEITR, encoded by the coding sequence TTGGACGCGGCCCCGGATCTCGCGAACGAGCGCGTCGAGCGCGTCGGCGAGATGCCCGACATCGACGCGGAGCCGCGATCGCGACGCCCACACGGGCCGCGCGTCACGCCGCCTGCGCCGACGCCCCGCGAGCGTCGTGAGCACGGCGAGGCCGGCGCGAGCATCCCGCTCGTCCTGATGGCCTCGCTCGGCGCGCACGCGCTCCTCGCGGTGGTGCTCACCGCGCTGCCCGCGTCCGCGAGCCTCTCGCTCGGCGCGCCGATGATCGAGATCGAGGTCTCCATGCCGGAGCCCACGATCGCGCCGCCCGAGCCCGAGCCCGAGATCGTCCCCGAGCCCGAGCCCGAGGCAGTGCCCGAGCCGGTCCGCGAGCAGCCGCGCGTGGCCGCTGCCCCGCGCCCGGAGCGCGAGCCCGAGCCGGCGGCTGCCGAGCCTCCTCCGCCCGCGCCGGAGCCGCCCTCGAGCGCGCCGCCGTCGCTCGACGAGGTGTTCGGCGAGCCGCCCCCGCCGCTGCCGTCGCTGACCGCAGCGGGTGGTGAGGCCGGAGCCTTCACCGTGGCCGCGGGCTCGCCCGATGGTGCCGCGGGTGGCGTGCCGGGCGGTCGCGGTCGCGCGGTCGGTGCGTCGGGCGTCGGCAGCGGCAACGGGACGGGCGCGGGCACGTCGGGCCCGAGCGCGGAGGACGTGCGGCGCGCGCTCAACGCCTACAAGGAGCGCGTGCGCGACCTGCTCGCTCGCATCGTGCGGTACCCGGTGCCCGCGAGTCGTAGTGGCATCGAGGGCCGCGTGGTGGTCGCGCTGCGCATCGCGAACGACGGTCGGCTCCTGTCGGCGCGCGTGAGGACGTCGTGCGGCTATGCGCTGCTCGACGACGCCGCGCTCGAGGCAGCGAACGAGCTGCGCCAGGTACCGGCGCCGCCGTCGCTCGTGGCGTGGGACAGCAACCGCGACCTCGTCATCCCCGTCACGTTCGAGATCACGCGCTGA
- a CDS encoding HTTM domain-containing protein, giving the protein MRATLERPVDGASLAMFRIAFGVVMLIAIVRFAAMGWIDELYVRPTFHFAFWGFEWVRPWPGIGMHVHFAALGVLAAMIALGVRARVAALLFTIGFAYVELCDATYYLNHYYAIVLFGALLAATPCDRVFAWDARGRRDHDVPFAAILALRAQLGIVYVFAGLAKLNADWLVHGEPLRTWLLARTDVPILGPLFVHHEVALAMSWAGALFDLSIPFLLSSRRTRALAYVAVVAFHLTTAALFRIGMFPWVMIALTPIFFAPDWPRRLRRAAPIERARERIVISPLVLAALGAWMLVQIALPLRHLAYDRDVYAGDRLWTGEGMRWAWHVMISERAGLAELRAIDDEGRSYTIDPSRELTPLQVRMMAIEPDLLLRYAHHVRDEHARRGEHVRVHADVFVSLNGRRSRRLVDPEVDLASQDDGLGGYAWVYRRDEAPLE; this is encoded by the coding sequence GTGCGCGCGACGCTCGAGAGGCCCGTCGACGGCGCGTCGCTCGCGATGTTCCGCATCGCGTTCGGCGTCGTGATGCTGATCGCGATCGTGCGCTTCGCCGCGATGGGCTGGATCGACGAGCTCTACGTCCGCCCCACGTTCCACTTCGCGTTCTGGGGCTTCGAGTGGGTGCGCCCCTGGCCGGGCATCGGCATGCACGTCCACTTCGCGGCCCTCGGCGTGCTCGCCGCGATGATCGCGCTCGGCGTGCGCGCGCGCGTCGCCGCGCTGCTCTTCACGATCGGCTTCGCGTACGTCGAGCTCTGCGACGCGACGTACTACCTGAACCACTACTACGCGATCGTGCTCTTCGGCGCGCTGCTCGCGGCGACGCCCTGTGATCGCGTCTTCGCGTGGGACGCGCGCGGCCGTCGCGATCACGACGTGCCCTTCGCCGCGATCCTCGCGCTGCGCGCGCAGCTCGGCATCGTCTACGTGTTCGCCGGGCTCGCGAAGCTGAACGCCGACTGGCTCGTGCACGGCGAGCCGCTCCGCACGTGGCTCCTCGCGCGCACCGACGTGCCGATCCTCGGCCCGCTCTTCGTGCACCACGAAGTCGCGCTCGCGATGAGCTGGGCGGGCGCGCTCTTCGATCTCTCGATCCCGTTCCTGCTCTCGTCGCGTCGCACGCGCGCGCTCGCGTACGTGGCGGTCGTCGCGTTCCACCTCACGACCGCCGCGCTCTTCCGCATCGGGATGTTCCCGTGGGTGATGATCGCGCTGACGCCGATCTTCTTCGCGCCCGACTGGCCGCGACGTCTGCGTCGCGCCGCACCGATCGAGCGCGCCCGCGAGCGGATCGTGATCTCGCCGCTCGTGCTCGCCGCGCTCGGCGCGTGGATGCTCGTGCAGATCGCGCTGCCGCTGCGTCACCTCGCGTACGACCGCGACGTGTACGCGGGCGATCGCCTCTGGACCGGCGAGGGCATGCGCTGGGCGTGGCACGTGATGATCTCGGAGCGAGCGGGGCTCGCCGAGCTGCGCGCGATCGACGACGAGGGCCGCAGCTACACGATCGATCCGTCACGCGAGCTCACGCCGCTGCAGGTGCGGATGATGGCGATCGAGCCCGACCTCTTGCTCCGCTACGCGCACCACGTGCGCGACGAGCACGCGCGGCGCGGCGAGCACGTGCGCGTGCACGCGGACGTGTTCGTCTCGCTCAACGGACGTCGCAGCCGGCGCCTGGTCGACCCCGAGGTCGACCTCGCGTCGCAGGACGACGGGCTCGGCGGATACGCGTGGGTCTACCGCCGTGACGAAGCGCCGCTCGAGTGA
- a CDS encoding imelysin family protein, whose amino-acid sequence MKKLRPAVIAGATAIVATACVIISSNGGGVDRAPVLRDSAELVIVPGYRALAAEAVTLRESLDTLCAAPDAESLEGARTAFRATSRAWERTLPWAIGPIVDERIEGDIAFWPTRPTTIESSLASATTIDDAWVDGLGATAKGLPALEYLLFERDAVLEDARRCAYAAALGAHLARTTQRLVDAWEGGYTESFATAGRGSTAWRTQLDALSAMLTEMIAAVQTAKLMKIGAPLGKDTGGVPQPSAVELPYAHVSIDAMIATLEGLRALWLVEGGEGLDEWVRERDLALADRVLVEIDAVITALRAIPEPLSTYVESGDLTAGETAFTALRALERTLATDVSGAIALSVMFTDNDGD is encoded by the coding sequence GTGAAGAAGCTTCGTCCGGCCGTGATCGCGGGCGCGACGGCGATCGTCGCGACGGCGTGCGTGATCATCAGCAGCAACGGTGGCGGCGTCGATCGCGCGCCGGTGCTGCGCGACTCCGCGGAGCTCGTGATCGTGCCCGGCTATCGCGCGCTCGCGGCCGAGGCGGTCACGCTGCGCGAGTCGCTCGACACGCTCTGCGCCGCGCCCGACGCCGAGTCGCTCGAGGGCGCGCGCACCGCGTTCCGCGCGACCTCACGCGCGTGGGAGCGCACGCTGCCGTGGGCGATCGGCCCGATCGTGGACGAGCGCATCGAGGGCGACATCGCGTTCTGGCCCACGCGCCCGACGACGATCGAGTCGAGCCTCGCATCGGCGACGACGATCGACGACGCGTGGGTCGACGGCCTCGGCGCGACCGCGAAGGGCCTGCCGGCGCTCGAGTACCTGCTCTTCGAGCGCGACGCGGTCCTCGAGGACGCGCGACGCTGCGCGTACGCCGCCGCGCTCGGCGCGCACCTCGCGCGCACCACCCAGCGCCTCGTGGACGCGTGGGAGGGCGGCTACACCGAGTCGTTCGCGACCGCGGGGCGCGGCAGCACCGCGTGGCGGACCCAGCTCGACGCGCTCTCCGCGATGCTCACCGAGATGATCGCCGCGGTGCAGACCGCGAAGCTGATGAAGATCGGCGCGCCGCTGGGAAAGGACACCGGCGGCGTGCCCCAGCCGAGCGCGGTCGAGCTCCCGTACGCGCACGTCTCGATCGACGCGATGATCGCGACGCTCGAAGGGCTACGCGCGCTCTGGCTCGTCGAAGGAGGCGAGGGGCTCGACGAGTGGGTGCGCGAGCGCGACCTCGCGCTCGCCGATCGTGTGCTCGTGGAGATCGACGCCGTGATCACCGCGCTGCGCGCGATCCCCGAGCCGCTGTCGACGTACGTGGAGTCCGGCGATCTCACCGCCGGCGAGACCGCGTTCACCGCGCTGCGCGCGCTCGAGCGCACGCTCGCCACCGACGTCTCGGGCGCGATCGCGCTCTCGGTGATGTTCACCGACAACGACGGAGACTGA
- a CDS encoding di-heme oxidoredictase family protein, producing the protein MERAALIVSMLVLACAPADPSGYEPGEERSGGDTTVFDTSRAAYSISARNLTFDERSRFLVGNNFFGDNWVVAPSSTSARDGLGPLHNALSCGSCHLFDGRGEPPGEGEEMVSMLVRLSVPGQDAHGGPLGEPTYGGQLQPRAIPGVPAEGATHLAWEEVPGAYEDGEAYSLRRPILTIDTLAYGPMHDDVMTSARVAPPVYGLGLLEAVPDATLLALADPNDADGDGISGRINHVWDAARGETAIGRFGWKATQPSIHQQTAGAFLGDLGITTSLFPSQECSEREAECRAATTGGEPECEDDILDFVVFYGQTLAVPARRDADDPDVLHGKRLFRDAGCASCHVPRLETGEHEITALADQIIYPYTDMLLHDVGEGLADHRPDFEADGREWRTPPLWGIGLLQTVNRHQLLMHDGRARGLAEAILWHGGEAEASREAFRAMSRDEREALLRFLESL; encoded by the coding sequence ATGGAACGCGCGGCGCTGATCGTGTCGATGCTCGTGCTCGCGTGCGCGCCCGCGGATCCCTCCGGCTACGAGCCCGGTGAGGAGCGCTCGGGCGGGGACACGACGGTCTTCGACACGTCGCGCGCCGCGTACTCCATCTCCGCGCGCAACCTCACCTTCGACGAGCGCTCGCGCTTCCTCGTCGGCAACAACTTCTTCGGCGACAACTGGGTCGTCGCGCCCTCGTCGACCTCGGCGCGCGACGGCCTCGGCCCGCTGCACAACGCGCTCTCGTGCGGCTCGTGCCATCTCTTCGACGGTCGCGGTGAGCCACCGGGCGAAGGCGAGGAGATGGTGTCGATGCTCGTGCGCCTCAGCGTGCCCGGCCAGGACGCGCACGGAGGGCCGCTCGGCGAGCCGACGTACGGCGGTCAGCTGCAGCCGCGCGCGATCCCCGGTGTGCCCGCCGAGGGCGCGACGCACCTCGCGTGGGAAGAGGTCCCCGGCGCGTACGAGGACGGCGAGGCGTACTCGCTGCGCCGTCCGATCCTCACGATCGACACGCTCGCGTACGGCCCGATGCACGACGACGTGATGACCAGCGCGCGCGTGGCGCCGCCGGTCTACGGGCTCGGCCTGCTCGAAGCGGTGCCCGACGCGACGCTGCTCGCGCTCGCCGATCCGAACGACGCCGATGGCGACGGGATCTCGGGCCGCATCAACCACGTGTGGGACGCGGCGCGCGGCGAGACGGCGATCGGACGCTTTGGGTGGAAGGCGACGCAGCCCTCGATCCACCAACAGACCGCGGGCGCGTTCCTCGGCGATCTCGGCATCACGACGTCGCTCTTCCCGTCGCAGGAGTGCAGCGAACGCGAGGCCGAGTGTCGCGCCGCGACGACCGGCGGAGAGCCCGAGTGCGAGGACGACATCCTCGACTTCGTCGTGTTCTACGGCCAGACGCTCGCGGTGCCTGCGCGACGCGACGCCGACGATCCCGACGTGCTGCACGGCAAGCGCCTCTTCCGCGACGCGGGCTGCGCGTCGTGCCACGTGCCGCGCCTCGAGACCGGCGAGCACGAGATCACCGCGCTCGCCGATCAGATCATCTACCCGTACACCGACATGCTGCTGCACGACGTCGGCGAAGGCCTCGCCGATCATCGCCCCGACTTCGAGGCCGACGGCCGCGAGTGGCGCACGCCGCCGCTCTGGGGGATCGGACTGCTGCAGACCGTGAACCGCCACCAGCTGCTGATGCACGACGGACGCGCGCGCGGGCTCGCCGAGGCGATCCTCTGGCACGGCGGCGAGGCCGAGGCGTCGCGCGAGGCGTTCCGCGCGATGTCGCGCGACGAGCGCGAGGCGCTCCTGCGTTTCCTGGAGTCGTTGTGA
- a CDS encoding imelysin family protein, which produces MGFPTKGQLFRAPLIALALGACDGESTPSVTAEESLEVTETYASILHAAYSDAVTGAQTLDGAIDAMLASPSETTLAAARTAWTESRPAYLETEVARFYDGPIDDPETGPEGLVNAWPLDEAYIDYVVDASGAPVEGGLIYDDTELPTIDAASLAERNQVGSEENVSTGYHAIEFLLWGQDLSTTGAGARAHTDYVEGGEATGVARRRAYLVATSSLLVTHLEEVRDAWSESAGNYRAEMIAAADEDPREPLRRILVGMGSLSGAELAGERMNVAYMTKEQEDEHSCFSDTTLQDQLHDAIGIRNVYLGRYTRTDGSVVEGASLSDLVASRDAALDTRMREQLDASIAAIEAIPGPFDQAILGNDEASGRVAIAAAVDALRAQTRTIAEIAALLGVTINLEE; this is translated from the coding sequence ATGGGTTTTCCGACCAAGGGTCAGCTATTTCGTGCTCCTCTGATCGCGCTCGCGCTGGGCGCCTGCGACGGTGAGAGCACTCCATCGGTCACCGCCGAAGAGTCGCTCGAGGTCACCGAGACCTACGCGAGCATCCTCCACGCCGCGTACTCCGACGCGGTCACGGGCGCGCAGACGCTCGACGGCGCGATCGACGCGATGCTCGCGTCGCCCTCCGAGACCACGCTCGCCGCCGCGCGCACCGCGTGGACCGAGAGCCGTCCCGCGTACCTCGAGACCGAGGTCGCGCGCTTCTACGACGGCCCGATCGACGACCCCGAGACCGGCCCCGAGGGTCTCGTGAACGCGTGGCCGCTCGACGAGGCGTACATCGACTACGTCGTCGACGCGTCGGGCGCGCCCGTGGAGGGCGGCTTGATCTACGACGACACGGAGCTGCCCACGATCGACGCAGCCTCGCTCGCGGAGCGCAACCAGGTGGGCTCGGAGGAGAACGTCTCGACCGGCTATCACGCGATCGAGTTCCTCCTCTGGGGCCAGGACCTCAGCACCACGGGCGCGGGCGCGCGCGCGCACACGGACTACGTCGAGGGCGGCGAGGCGACTGGCGTCGCGCGCCGTCGTGCGTACCTCGTGGCGACCTCGTCGCTGCTCGTCACGCACCTCGAGGAGGTGCGCGACGCGTGGAGCGAGTCCGCCGGGAACTACCGCGCCGAGATGATCGCCGCCGCCGACGAAGACCCGCGCGAGCCGCTGCGCCGCATCCTCGTGGGCATGGGCAGCCTCAGCGGCGCCGAGCTCGCGGGCGAGCGGATGAACGTCGCGTACATGACGAAGGAGCAGGAGGACGAGCACTCGTGCTTCAGCGACACGACGCTCCAGGACCAGCTCCACGACGCGATCGGCATCCGCAACGTCTACCTCGGTCGCTACACGCGCACCGACGGCAGCGTGGTCGAGGGCGCGAGCCTCTCGGATCTCGTCGCGTCGCGTGACGCCGCGCTCGACACGCGCATGCGCGAGCAGCTCGACGCGTCGATCGCCGCGATCGAGGCGATCCCGGGGCCCTTCGATCAGGCGATCCTCGGCAACGACGAGGCTTCGGGCCGTGTCGCGATCGCCGCTGCGGTCGACGCGCTGCGCGCGCAGACGCGCACGATCGCGGAGATCGCGGCGCTCCTCGGTGTGACCATCAACCTCGAGGAGTGA
- a CDS encoding secondary thiamine-phosphate synthase enzyme YjbQ, which translates to MHRERIEVRTRGRGTHEITRELQSAVARSGVREGLCHVFVHHTSASLIVCENADAAVRRDLERFFARLVPDGDALFEHDDEGPDDMPAHVRTILTQVSVTLPVSDGHCDLGTWQGVYLWEHRTAQHVRRVTITIV; encoded by the coding sequence ATGCATCGAGAGAGGATCGAAGTCCGGACGCGCGGTCGCGGCACGCACGAGATCACGCGCGAGCTGCAGAGCGCGGTCGCTCGCTCCGGCGTGCGCGAGGGGCTCTGTCACGTGTTCGTGCACCACACGAGCGCGAGCCTGATCGTGTGCGAGAACGCCGATGCCGCGGTTCGACGCGATCTCGAGCGCTTCTTCGCGCGGCTCGTGCCCGACGGCGACGCGCTCTTCGAGCACGACGACGAGGGCCCCGACGACATGCCCGCGCACGTCCGCACGATCCTCACGCAGGTCTCGGTCACGCTGCCGGTGAGCGACGGACACTGCGATCTCGGCACGTGGCAGGGCGTGTACCTGTGGGAGCACCGCACCGCGCAGCACGTGCGGCGCGTGACGATCACGATCGTGTGA